The nucleotide sequence GGGGAACGGAAACAGATCTCATCTGGAATGTCGTTGCCAACACTACACGTTATCAATACCAAGTGTCTGAAGTGCAAGATTTTGCAAGCATCACCACAGAAGGCAGTACCCTTACCACGACCGTCAGGATAAGCAGCCTGAAGCCCCACACTGCGTACTATGTGCGCATAAAGGCGGAAAATCAAAAAACAGATAGCCCTTGGAGCGAAATCGTGCGGTTTTTTGCATATCCCAAAACCATTACTATTTCCGTTTCTAAGGACTTTCCGGAAATCCGGCGGTCAAAAGGGTATCGTTTGATTGGGCTTCCAGGGCAGGGCATCGCAACGGCACAAAGTGGTTTTGGGGATTTAAAACCCACTCGTGAATGGAAGGTATTCCGAGACACTGGTGGCGATGGGACATACTCGGCCTTAAAACCAACCGATGTTTTGGAAACGGGCAAAGGCTACTGGGCAATTGGCCGAGAAAATTGGCAAATTGCTTCGGTTCAGACGGCGAGTGTGGTACTTTCGCCGGATCGGACGTATTCGCTTGCACTTGTTTCGGGCTGGAACTTAATCACCAATCCGTTCGATATTCCAGTGCAGTGGGTAAAGGTAAAAGCCGCCAATGGCCTTACCAAAGACCTTTTGCGCTTTGAAAATGGTAGTTTCTTGCCCGATGATACCTTGCAGCCGTATAGCGGATATTACTTCTTGAATGACCAAAACCTCACCTCGCTTCGGATTCCATACCCACCAGCAGCAGAAACGGTCTTGCCTTTAGAACCAAATGGCATTAACCTATCGTTTTCATCGGAGGCCGGAGAGCGTGCCTTTTTGCAGATTCAAGAGGGGAATACGCCGGAAAACAAAGATGCACAGCCTTTGCCCACCTCTTCCTTTGTTTTATTTGAAGCAGCTATTGTACGCCCCAATCAGCCCAAAGTCTGGAGCGAAACCCGAAAAATTGCAGAAGGGGCATTTTTCCCCATAGAAGTTCGTGCTGCCGCAGGCACGATGCTTACCCTTCGGGCCACTTTTGGCAATGTGGGTGCGGTTTTGCGCAATCCCGCAACAGATGAACGCTGGACCTTAGCGACAAACCGCCCAATTCGGTTCCTTACGTCTAATGAAGTACAACGTCTTGAGTTATGGACGGGGAATACAAACTTTTTGGCAGAACAAGCCTTTTCGGAGACGCCAGCATCTTTTCGGGTTTTTGCGAACTTCCCCAATCCTTTTGAACACGAAACCCGTTTCGGTTTTACCCTGCCCACCCACTTGGCTGTTAGGGTAACGATCTCTAATGTACTGGGGCAAAAGATCCGTTTATTGGCGGAAAATGCCTACGAAGCAGGTTGGCACGAGGTATTCTGGGATGGGCGCGATGCCAATGGACATCGAATGCCCGGCGGCATCTATTTTGCGACCATAGAAGCGGGCGCGATGCGGAAAACCATCCAAATGACCAAATTATGAACCAGCATGTTATCGCCCGATAAACGCGCAATTCTCGCCGAGGCACTCCACTGCTTTATCGCCTCCCTTCGGCCATATATCGTCGAAAAGCTATCCTCCGTGCCCAATTCCACTTGGATTCGGCAGTACCGATCGGCACTTCCAGAACCACAACGGTCTCTTTTTGATGCGGAGGCGGAAAAGGCGGAATTGCCTGAAGAATTGATTGATTTTGGCCATTTAAAGAGTATTAGCCAACAGCATCGCCCCTTATTTCGTGAAGATGCCGGCCCCAAAGCGGCTAATTTTCCGGTTTGGTTCGAGGAAATTAACGATGTCCGGACGCTTTGGGCACACCATAGGCCCATAGAATTGGACGATGCCGACCATGCCTTCCGGTGTATGATCCGAATTGCCCACCTACTACACCTCGATGCCCACGAAAGCCTGATTCAGCTTCGGAGCGGTTTAGCCGCTTCTGCATCTCCCACAAACGAGGTTGCTCAACGTCCAACCGTCGAGATGATCTTAGAAATCTTAACGGCGGCATTGGAACAACATACCGAAAAAATCTCGTCCGAAATAATGGTGGTTCCCGATCATTTTGTGGTGGAACTGCACCCCAATGCCTTTACCGCACTAACGCCACTCTTTGAACGGATTCGTGAGGAGGCAAACAAAAGGCTGGATGATGCCGCATCGAATTTGGCAAAACCGAGTGGTCTAAAGTCGCGCATTTTGGGCTTTTTAGGGCGGGCAAATCGTCCGGCTGTCGAAAAAAGCTTAACTTGGCGGATTGAATTTGACGAGGCGGAAGATGCCGAAACCCAAGACTTTCTTTCGGTTGAGGCACGTTTTAGCCAGACCATGGCACATCAAACCGCAACCCACTTAACACGTCGGTTTACCGTTCGGTTACCCGATGGCCTGACCTCCGCAAAAGTCTTTAGCCGTCCCGATGCCTTGCCTCCAACCATCAGAAAGGCACCAGACGATTCCCCCTTTGCACGCCTAATTTCCCAAAACAACGAGGTATATGTGATGCAAAAGCCGGAAATTTGCATTGGCCGCTTGGACGAGGAGGAACCCCTTCGAAGTGAAGTGGATTTTCGGTTAAAAACAGGTGCCTCGGTTTCTCGATTGCACTGCAAAATTCGCTACCAAGAAGGGTATTTTTATATTTGTGACCTGAGTAAATTTGGCACAACACTCGAAGGCAGGCCCTTGCCGAAGTCCCAAACCGAGGATCTTCAGTGGGATGTTTTGCCGCAAAAAGCCCGTTTAGCCCTTGGAGGCGATACGGTCTTGCGCTTCGAGGCGCTCCGTTAGCCACAATTTTTTTCGTTGAATGCTTTTGGCGAATCTTGCATTTGAACAAGAAACTCCTTACTATTCATCTTCCTTTCATTTTTAACCCAGTATCCCCATATTTAGTATGCGCAAAAACATCATGCCTTTTTTGCTGTTGCTCTTTCCGTTTGTAGCACACGCACAATCCATCACTTCCACCTATACCATAACCTCTGGAAAAACCTGCAAAGCAATTCCTCAAGAGGACGAGCAAAGTGCGGTTTGGGTTTGTCCGGGCGCCGGAGGTATTAAAGTGGAATATGCCGAGGGAGACATTCGCCAGAACGCTACCTTGATTTTTCCCAATAAGCAACGGGCAGATTTGGGCTTATGGAGCATTAAATCCGGCTTCTCGTCTATCGGCGACAAAATGGAGTGGCGCACGAAAAAAGTGGGGGGCAAAAACACGCCCATCGCTTTTATTCTTCGTTACAAAGTGAGTGAAGATCCGGAAGATTCCTCAAAAATTACGTCCTACCTCATGGTGGGCAAGATTTCGGGGAGTGAGTCGTGTATCACGCACGTCGTAAAACCCCAGTCCAAACAAAACGAGAAGGCAAGAACATTCGCAGATAATGCCGCCAGTCAGCCGTGTTATAGTGGCGAATAAATCCATTGGTGTCACAGTAAGGGCGGATGTACATTCGCCCTTTTTTATGATAAAATGGTTTACAGATGAATACGTTCGATTTATTAATTGACTTTCATAAAGATGCCGACCGACAAGGCCCCGGCAGTCCTCAAGAAACACAAAAAGCCTTGTATTTATTGGGGATAAAAGACCGAAAAAACCTAAAGATTGTGGATATTGGTTGTGGTACTGGGGCGCAAACAATGGTGCTGGCCGAGGAACTGGATGGCCACATTACGGCAGTAGATTTGTCGCCCGTCTTTTTGGAAAAATTGCGTACAAAAGCCCAAGAAAAACATCTCCAAAACAAGATTCAACCCTTAGCCTGTGCGATGGATCGCTTGCCGTTTCATGAGGGGCAATTCGACCTCGTTTGGTCGGAAGGAGCCATTTACAATATGGGGTTTGAGCAAGGGATCCAGTACTTACGACCGTTTTTAAAGGAAGAAGGTTTTTTGGCTGTCTCAGAACTTTCGTGGTTTACGGAAACACGTCCCGATGAACTCACACAATTTTGGGAGGCTGCATATCCAGAAATCCAAACAATCTCGCGTAAAATCAAGGTCTTAGAAGAAAATGGATATACGCCTTTAGCACATTTTGTATTGCCCGAATATTGTTGGT is from Rhodothermia bacterium and encodes:
- a CDS encoding FHA domain-containing protein yields the protein MLSPDKRAILAEALHCFIASLRPYIVEKLSSVPNSTWIRQYRSALPEPQRSLFDAEAEKAELPEELIDFGHLKSISQQHRPLFREDAGPKAANFPVWFEEINDVRTLWAHHRPIELDDADHAFRCMIRIAHLLHLDAHESLIQLRSGLAASASPTNEVAQRPTVEMILEILTAALEQHTEKISSEIMVVPDHFVVELHPNAFTALTPLFERIREEANKRLDDAASNLAKPSGLKSRILGFLGRANRPAVEKSLTWRIEFDEAEDAETQDFLSVEARFSQTMAHQTATHLTRRFTVRLPDGLTSAKVFSRPDALPPTIRKAPDDSPFARLISQNNEVYVMQKPEICIGRLDEEEPLRSEVDFRLKTGASVSRLHCKIRYQEGYFYICDLSKFGTTLEGRPLPKSQTEDLQWDVLPQKARLALGGDTVLRFEALR
- a CDS encoding class I SAM-dependent methyltransferase, whose protein sequence is MNTFDLLIDFHKDADRQGPGSPQETQKALYLLGIKDRKNLKIVDIGCGTGAQTMVLAEELDGHITAVDLSPVFLEKLRTKAQEKHLQNKIQPLACAMDRLPFHEGQFDLVWSEGAIYNMGFEQGIQYLRPFLKEEGFLAVSELSWFTETRPDELTQFWEAAYPEIQTISRKIKVLEENGYTPLAHFVLPEYCWLEMYYTPMLSRFEAFATKHNHQAFVKQFIDSEKEEIAHFNQYKAYYGYAFYLASKRV